A genomic stretch from Vibrio coralliilyticus includes:
- the carB gene encoding carbamoyl-phosphate synthase large subunit: MPKRTDLKSILILGAGPIVIGQACEFDYSGAQACKALREEGYRVILVNSNPATIMTDPDMADATYIEPIQWEVVRKIIEKERPDAVLPTMGGQTALNCALDLEKHGVLAEFGVDMIGATADAIDKAEDRSRFDKAMKSIGLECPRADTAKSMEEAYQVLDMVGFPCIIRPSFTMGGTGGGIAYNKEEFEEICRRGLDLSPTNELLIDESLIGWKEYEMEVVRDKADNCIIVCSIENFDPMGIHTGDSITVAPAQTLTDKEYQLMRNASLAVLREIGVETGGSNVQFGINPKDGRMVIIEMNPRVSRSSALASKATGFPIAKIAAKLAVGFTLDELQNDITGGATPASFEPTIDYVVTKIPRFNFEKFAGANDRLTTQMKSVGEVMAIGRNQQESLQKALRGLEVGVNGFDEMVDLDAPDALTTIRHELKEAGAERIWYIADAFRAGMSVDGVFNLTAIDRWFLVQIEELVNLENQVKAGGFAGLTEDVLRKMKRKGFSDARLSSILGVSESEIRRLRDQYDIHPVYKRVDTCAAEFSSDTAYMYSSYDEECEAQPTDKDKIMVLGGGPNRIGQGIEFDYCCVHASLALREDGFETIMVNCNPETVSTDYDTSDRLYFEPVTLEDVLSIVRVEKPKGVIVQYGGQTPLKLARALEAAGVPIIGTSPDAIDRAEDRERFQAAVDRLGLLQPENATVTTIEQAVDKSKEIGFPLVVRPSYVLGGRAMEIVYDEQDLRRYFNEAVSVSNESPVLLDRFLDDATEVDIDAICDGERVVIGGIMEHIEQAGVHSGDSACSLPAYTLSQEIQDKMREQVEKLAFELGVRGLMNTQFAVKDNEVYLIEVNPRAARTVPFVSKATGAPLAKIAARVMAGQSLESQGFTKEIIPPYYSVKEVVLPFNKFPGVDPLLGPEMRSTGEVMGVGATFAEAYAKAELGCGNVYPEGGRALLSVREGDKQRVVDLASKLTKLGYQLDATHGTAVILGEAGINPRLVNKVHEGRPHILDRIKNNEYTYIVNTTAGRQSIEDSKVLRRGALAEKVNYTTTLNAAFAVCMAHTADAKTSVTSVQELHAKVAQNEA; encoded by the coding sequence ATGCCAAAACGTACTGACTTAAAAAGTATTCTAATTCTAGGTGCAGGCCCAATTGTTATCGGTCAGGCATGTGAGTTTGACTACTCTGGTGCTCAAGCATGTAAAGCACTGCGTGAAGAGGGTTACCGAGTTATCCTTGTAAACTCTAACCCTGCAACCATCATGACTGACCCAGACATGGCGGATGCAACTTACATTGAACCAATCCAGTGGGAAGTGGTTCGCAAGATCATCGAAAAAGAGCGCCCAGACGCAGTACTACCAACAATGGGTGGCCAAACGGCGCTTAACTGTGCACTAGACCTTGAGAAACACGGCGTACTTGCAGAGTTCGGCGTAGACATGATTGGTGCGACAGCTGACGCTATCGATAAAGCAGAAGACCGTTCTCGTTTCGATAAAGCGATGAAGTCTATTGGCCTTGAGTGTCCTCGTGCAGATACCGCGAAGAGTATGGAAGAAGCTTACCAAGTTCTCGATATGGTTGGCTTCCCATGTATTATTCGTCCTTCGTTCACTATGGGTGGTACTGGTGGTGGTATCGCTTATAACAAAGAAGAGTTCGAAGAGATTTGTCGTCGTGGTTTGGACCTGTCGCCAACTAATGAACTGTTAATCGATGAATCGCTGATCGGTTGGAAAGAGTATGAGATGGAAGTGGTTCGTGATAAAGCGGACAACTGTATCATCGTATGTTCTATCGAAAACTTTGACCCAATGGGTATCCACACAGGTGACTCAATCACGGTTGCACCGGCCCAGACTCTGACGGACAAAGAATATCAGTTGATGCGTAATGCATCTCTAGCAGTACTGCGCGAAATCGGTGTTGAGACTGGTGGTTCAAACGTACAGTTTGGTATCAACCCGAAAGATGGCCGTATGGTTATCATCGAGATGAACCCACGTGTATCTCGCTCTTCTGCTCTAGCATCGAAAGCGACTGGTTTCCCAATCGCTAAGATTGCAGCGAAACTGGCCGTTGGCTTTACTCTTGATGAGCTACAGAACGACATCACGGGGGGCGCGACTCCAGCGTCATTCGAACCAACAATCGACTACGTAGTAACTAAGATCCCTCGCTTTAACTTCGAGAAATTTGCAGGTGCTAACGACCGTCTGACCACTCAGATGAAGTCCGTTGGTGAGGTTATGGCTATCGGCCGTAACCAACAAGAATCTCTACAAAAAGCGCTTCGTGGCCTTGAAGTTGGTGTGAATGGCTTTGACGAGATGGTTGATCTCGATGCGCCTGACGCACTAACCACAATTCGTCATGAACTAAAAGAAGCTGGCGCAGAGCGTATTTGGTACATCGCGGATGCATTCCGTGCTGGTATGTCAGTAGATGGCGTGTTCAATCTAACGGCAATTGATCGTTGGTTCCTAGTTCAAATCGAAGAGCTGGTTAACTTAGAGAACCAAGTTAAAGCCGGCGGCTTTGCTGGCTTGACTGAAGATGTGCTTCGTAAGATGAAGCGTAAAGGCTTCTCTGATGCACGTCTATCTTCAATTCTTGGCGTGTCTGAAAGTGAGATTCGTCGACTACGTGACCAGTACGATATCCACCCTGTATACAAACGCGTGGATACTTGTGCGGCAGAGTTCTCTTCTGATACTGCTTACATGTACTCATCTTACGATGAAGAGTGTGAAGCTCAGCCTACAGATAAAGACAAGATCATGGTTTTGGGTGGTGGTCCAAACCGTATCGGTCAAGGTATCGAATTTGATTACTGTTGTGTACACGCTTCACTTGCTCTACGTGAAGATGGTTTTGAGACCATCATGGTTAACTGTAACCCTGAGACAGTATCTACCGACTACGACACTTCAGACCGTCTCTACTTCGAACCTGTCACACTTGAAGATGTACTCTCTATCGTACGTGTTGAAAAGCCAAAAGGCGTTATCGTTCAGTACGGTGGTCAAACACCACTGAAACTGGCTCGTGCACTAGAAGCTGCAGGTGTACCAATCATAGGTACTAGCCCTGACGCAATTGATCGTGCGGAAGACCGTGAGCGTTTCCAAGCAGCGGTTGACCGTCTGGGCCTTCTACAGCCTGAAAACGCGACAGTAACGACTATCGAGCAAGCGGTTGATAAGTCAAAAGAGATTGGCTTCCCACTGGTTGTACGCCCATCTTATGTACTTGGCGGTCGTGCGATGGAAATCGTATACGATGAGCAAGACCTACGCCGCTATTTCAACGAAGCGGTGAGCGTGTCGAATGAATCGCCAGTGCTTCTGGACCGTTTCCTAGATGACGCAACTGAAGTGGATATCGATGCTATCTGTGACGGTGAGCGTGTGGTGATCGGCGGTATCATGGAGCATATCGAGCAAGCGGGTGTTCACTCTGGTGACTCAGCATGTTCACTACCTGCTTACACGCTAAGTCAGGAAATTCAGGATAAGATGCGTGAGCAAGTAGAGAAGCTAGCATTTGAGCTTGGTGTACGTGGTCTGATGAACACCCAGTTTGCCGTGAAAGACAACGAAGTTTACCTAATCGAAGTGAACCCTCGTGCTGCACGTACTGTACCGTTTGTTTCTAAAGCAACAGGTGCGCCACTAGCGAAGATCGCTGCACGTGTCATGGCTGGTCAATCTCTAGAATCTCAGGGCTTTACCAAAGAGATCATCCCGCCTTACTACTCAGTGAAAGAGGTAGTACTACCGTTCAATAAGTTCCCAGGTGTTGACCCACTGTTAGGCCCAGAAATGCGTTCTACTGGTGAAGTTATGGGGGTGGGTGCGACCTTCGCAGAAGCTTACGCTAAAGCTGAACTAGGTTGTGGCAATGTTTACCCAGAAGGCGGCCGCGCATTACTGTCTGTTCGCGAAGGCGACAAGCAGCGCGTCGTTGACCTAGCATCTAAGCTAACCAAGCTTGGTTATCAGCTAGACGCAACACACGGTACAGCGGTAATCCTAGGTGAAGCGGGCATCAACCCTCGTCTTGTTAACAAGGTACACGAAGGTCGTCCACACATCCTAGACCGCATCAAGAACAACGAGTACACCTATATCGTGAATACGACTGCAGGCCGTCAGTCGATTGAAGATTCAAAAGTTCTTCGTCGCGGCGCACTGGCTGAGAAAGTGAACTACACAACCACACTTAACGCAGCGTTTGCCGTATGTATGGCTCACACAGCAGATGCAAAAACGTCGGTTACATCAGTTCAAGAGCTGCACGCTAAAGTGGCACAGAACGAAGCGTAA
- the carA gene encoding glutamine-hydrolyzing carbamoyl-phosphate synthase small subunit, with product MSKSALLVLEDGTVFHGVSIGADGSSVGEVVFNTSMTGYQEILTDPSYSQQIVTLTYPHIGNTGTNSEDEESSSIHAQGLVIRDLPLIASNFRSEQSLSDYLKSQNIVGIADIDTRKLTRILREKGAQNGCIVAGNNLDEALALAKAKEFPGLKGMDLAKEVTTKEAYQWKQGSWTLEGGLPEAQDDSELPYHVVAYDFGAKRNILRMLVDRGCRLTVVPAETSAEEVLALNPDGVFLSNGPGDPEPCTYAIEATKVFLEKGLPIFGICLGHQILALASGAKTVKMKFGHHGANHPVKDLDRNVVMITSQNHGFAADEATLPENLRATHVSLFDGSLQGIHRTDKPAFSFQGHPEASPGPHDAAPLFDHFIELIKQHSA from the coding sequence TTGAGTAAATCAGCACTGTTAGTCCTAGAAGATGGGACAGTGTTCCACGGTGTTTCCATTGGAGCAGATGGTTCGTCCGTTGGTGAAGTTGTTTTTAATACCTCGATGACGGGGTACCAAGAAATCCTCACTGATCCTTCCTATTCCCAACAAATCGTCACACTCACTTATCCTCACATAGGCAATACCGGAACCAATTCCGAAGACGAAGAATCCTCTTCCATTCATGCACAAGGCCTTGTGATTCGCGATCTCCCTCTAATCGCTTCTAACTTCCGCAGTGAACAATCCCTTTCTGATTACCTTAAATCGCAAAATATCGTCGGCATTGCTGATATCGATACTCGTAAGCTTACGCGCATTTTGCGAGAGAAAGGTGCGCAGAACGGTTGTATCGTTGCGGGTAACAATTTAGACGAGGCTCTAGCGCTAGCTAAAGCGAAAGAATTCCCTGGCCTAAAAGGTATGGACCTTGCGAAAGAAGTTACAACAAAAGAAGCGTATCAATGGAAACAAGGTTCGTGGACGCTCGAGGGTGGACTTCCTGAGGCGCAAGACGACAGTGAGTTGCCATATCACGTTGTTGCCTATGACTTCGGTGCAAAGCGAAACATCCTGCGTATGCTTGTTGACCGAGGCTGCCGCTTAACAGTCGTTCCAGCTGAAACCAGTGCAGAAGAAGTGTTGGCGCTAAACCCAGATGGCGTATTCCTATCGAATGGTCCTGGTGACCCAGAGCCATGTACTTACGCTATTGAAGCAACCAAAGTATTCCTAGAAAAAGGTCTACCAATTTTTGGTATCTGCTTAGGTCACCAAATACTAGCTTTGGCATCTGGTGCTAAGACAGTGAAGATGAAATTTGGTCACCATGGTGCTAACCACCCAGTTAAAGACCTAGATCGTAACGTTGTAATGATTACTTCTCAGAACCATGGTTTCGCTGCGGATGAAGCAACACTACCTGAGAATCTACGTGCAACTCACGTGTCACTATTTGATGGCTCTCTACAAGGTATCCACCGTACAGACAAGCCAGCATTTAGCTTCCAAGGCCACCCTGAGGCAAGCCCTGGTCCACACGACGCAGCACCACTATTTGACCACTTTATCGAACTAATCAAACAACACAGCGCTTAA